A genomic region of Chionomys nivalis chromosome 12, mChiNiv1.1, whole genome shotgun sequence contains the following coding sequences:
- the LOC130885048 gene encoding heparan-sulfate 6-O-sulfotransferase 3, whose translation MLRDPVSRYLSEWKHVQRGATWKTSLHMCDGRSPTPDELPTCYPGDDWSGVSLREFMDCSYNLANNRQVRMLADLSLVGCYNLTFMNESERSTILLQSAKNNLKNMAFFGLTEFQRKTQFLFERTFNLKFISPFTQFNITRASNVDINEGARQHIEELNFLDMQLYEYAKDLFQQRYHHTKQLEHQRDRQKRREERRLQREHGAHRWPKEDGATEGTVTEDYNSQVVRW comes from the coding sequence ATGTTGCGGGACCCAGTGTCGCGTTACCTGAGCGAGTGGAAACACGTCCAGAGAGGGGCCACATGGAAAACCTCTCTCCATATGTGTGACGGAAGGAGCCCCACCCCGGATGAGCTGCCTACCTGCTACCCAGGGGATGACTGGTCTGGGGTCAGTTTAAGGGAGTTCATGGATTGCAGCTACAATTTAGCCAACAACCGGCAGGTGCGCATGCTCGCTGACCTCAGCCTGGTGGGCTGCTACAACTTGACTTTCATGAACGAGAGCGAGCGAAGTACCATCCTGCTGCAGAGCGCTAAGAACAACCTGAAGAACATGGCCTTCTTCGGGCTCACTGAATTCCAAaggaagacacagtttctctttgAGAGGACATTCAATCTGAAGTTCATCTCCCCTTTCACACAGTTCAACATCACACGGGCTTCCAATGTGGACATCAACGAGGGAGCCCGTCAGCATATCGAGGAGTTGAACTTCCTGGACATGCAGCTCTATGAATATGCAAAAGATCTCTTCCAGCAACGCTACCATCACACCAAACAGCTAGAACACCAGAGGGACCGCCAAAAGAGGCGTGAGGAGCGCAGGCTGCAGAGAGAACACGGAGCGCATCGGTGGCCCAAAGAAGACGGGGCCACAGAGGGGACGGTCACTGAGGACTATAACAGCCAGGTGGTTAGATGGTGA